The Pseudomonas sp. B21-023 genomic interval GCCTGGCGGAGCAACTGATCGAAGGCATCTGCGACCATGCACGCAGCAGCGGAGTCTCCACGCTCTACCTGCACACCCACGACCAGAGCGCCTACTACGCCAAGCGTGGCTGGGCACCGCTGGAACCCTTCGAGGCCTGGGGGCAGCAGCACTGGCTGATGTCACGCACGCTCTGATCGCTTGCCCGATGGCCTCTGTAGAAGCGGGCTTGCCCCGCGCCAGGGCCATCCATGCCGCACACAAATGATCCAGTAGGGAATTATTTAGCGCGCCGTTGTATCTGACCCTAGGTACAAGGCTGGCCAAACCATGGCCATGCCCCCAAGCCTTCAAGGACAACGGCCCATGAAATCACGCAGAAAACCCGTCAAGCCCATCGGCTTGAAGGACATCACCATCGTCGACGACGCCAAGATGCGCAAGGCCATCACCGCCGCCGCCCTGGGCAACGCGATGGAATGGTTCGACTTTGGCGTCTACGGCTTCGTCGCCTATGCCCTGGGCAAGGTGTTCTTCCCCAACGCCAGCCCCGGCGTGCAGATGATCGCGGCGCTGGCCACCTTCTCCGTGCCCTTCCTGATCCGCCCGCTGGGCGGGCTGTTCTTCGGCGCCCTGGGCGACCGCTACGGGCGCCAGAAAGTGCTGGCCGCGACCATCGTGATCATGTCCCTGAGCACCTTCGCCATCGGCCTGATCCCCTCCTACGCCAGCATCGGCATCTGGGCGCCGATCCTGCTGTTGCTGGCGAAGATGGCCCAGGGCTTCTCGGTGGGCGGTGAATACACCGGCGCCTCGATCTTCGTCGCCGAGTACGCCCCGGACCGCAAGCGCGGCTTCCTCGGCAGCTGGCTGGACTTCGGCTCGATCGCCGGCTTTGTCCTCGGCGCCGGCGTGGTGGTGCTGATCTCGACGCTCCTCGGCGAGGAACAGTTCCTCGAATGGGGCTGGCGCCTGCCGTTCTTCCTGGCCCTGCCGCTGGGCCTGATCGGCCTGTACCTGCGCCACGCGCTGGAAGAAACCCCGGCCTTCCAGCAACACGTCGAAAAACTCGAGCAAGGTGACCGCGAAGGCCTGGCCAGCGGCCCGAAAGTTTCGTTCAAGGAGGTGGCGACCCAGCACTGGCGCAGCCTGCTGACCTGCATCGGCGTGGTGATCGCCACCAACGTCACCTACTACATGCTGCTCACCTACATGCCCAGCTACCTCTCGCACAACCTGCACTACAGCGAAGACCACGGCGTGCTGATCATCATCGCGATCATGGTCGGCATGCTGTTCGTGCAGCCGATCATCGGCCTGCTCAGCGACAAGTGGGGGCGCAAGCCGTTCATCATCATCGGCAGCGTCGGCCTGTTCGCCCTGGCGATCCCGGCGTTCATGCTGATCACCAGCGGCAAGCTGGCGGTGATCTTCGCCGGCCTGTTGATCCTCGCCGTGCTGCTGAACTTCTTCATCGGCGTGATGGCCTCGACCCTGCCGGCGATGTTCCCCACGCATATCCGCTACAGCGCCCTGGCCAGCGCCTTCAACATCTCGGTGCTGATCGCCGGCCTGACCCCGACCCTCGCCGCCTGGCTGGTGGAAACCACCGACAACCTGTACATGCCGGCTTATTACCTGATGGTGATCGCCGTGATCGGCCTGCTCACCGGCCTGACCATGAAGGAGACCGCCAACCGCCCGCTGCGCGGCGCCGCCCCGGCCGCCTCGGATATCGACGAAGCCCGCGAACTGCTGCAGGAGCACCACGACAATATCGAACAGAAGATCGAGGACATCGACGCGCAGATCGCCGAGCTGGAGGCCAAGCGCAAGACCCTGGCCCAGCAGCACCCGCGCATCGATTGAGGAGGCTTGCGCATTCCACCGGATTGCTTGCCTGATCCTCTGAACCTGCGGGGTGCATCGATTGCGCAACGGGGCCATGTGCTAGCGTTTCTGGATTGGGGAACAGCGTATTCCCCGCTTCCAGAACCGATGATCAGCAGGTGAGCCCATGGAACTAAGAATCAACCAGCAGACCTACCAGGTCGAGGCTGACGCCGACACGCCCTTGCTCTGGGTGATCCGCGATGACCTGGGCCTGACCGGCACCAAGTACGGTTGCGGCCTGGCCCAATGCGGCGCCTGCTCGGTGCTGGTGGACGGCAATGTGGTGCGCGCCTGCGTCACCCCGGTGGCCGGCGTGGTCGGTCGTGAAGTCACCACCATCGAGGCCATCGAAGCCGACGCCGTGGGCAAGCGAGTGGTCGCCGCCTGGGTCGAGCACCAGGTGGCCCAGTGCGGCTACTGCCAGTCCGGCCAGGTGATGGCGGCCACTGCGCTGCTCAAGCACACCCCCAAGCCCAGCACCGAACAGATCGACGCGGCCATGGTCAACCTGTGCCGTTGCGGCACCTACAACGCCATCCATGCCGCCGTGCACGAACTGGCCCAAGGGGAGAACGCCTGATGAACGCGCGTATCGACACCCCTGACGACCTGGCACGGCTGCGCAGCGGCGAAACGGTCAACCTGTCGCGCCGGCGTTTTCTCGCCGGCAGCGCCATCGGTGCCCTGGTGCTGGGCTTCGGCCTGCAGCTGGGCTCGGCGCGGGTACAGGCCGCCGCCGCGACCACTGAGCGCGGCACCCAGGTGCCGGCCTTCCTGGAAATCCGCGCGGACGGCAGCGTGCACCTGCTCAGCCCGTTCATGGAGGGCGGGCAAGGGGTCAACACGGCCATGGCGCAGATCATCGGCGAGGAACTGGACGCCGACCCGGCCACCTTCGTGGTCGAAAGCGCGCCAGCGGGCGAGGCCTACGTGGTGATGGAGAACGGCCTGCGCATCACCGGCGGCAGCATGTCGGTGCGCATGAGCTACCCGACCATGCGCCGCCTCGGCGCCCTGGCCCGCGCCATGCTGCTGCAGGCCGGCGCCGAGCAGTTGGGCGTGCCAGTTGGTGAATTGAGCACCGAGCCTGGCAAGGTGGTGCACGCGGCCTCGGGCCGTGCGCTGGGCTACGGCGAACTGGCCGCCAAGGCCATGGACCTGCCGGTGCCCGACCCTGCCAGCGTCAAGCTGCGCGACCCCAGCCAGTTCCGCTGGATCGGCAAGCCGGTGCAGCGCCTCGACGCCTACGACAAGTCCACCGGCAAGGCCGTCTACAGCATCGACGTCAAGGTCGACGGCATGCTCCACGCCGCCGTGCAGCATGCCCCGCGCCTGGGCATGACCGTAGGCAACCTGCGCAACGAGGAACAGGTCAAGGCCATGAAGGGCGTGCACTCGGTGCATCAACTGCCCGGTGCGGTCGCCGTGGTCGCCGAACGCTGGTGGCACGCCAAGCGCGCGGTGGAAGCGCTGCAGGTGGACTGGAAGGAAGTGGCCGCCGACAGCCAGGTGCGGCCTATGCCTGCCGATTTTTCCAGCGATGGCTGGCGCGAACACCTGGCCGCCCAGACCGGGCCGAGCCGCGACGAGGAAAACCAGGGCGATGTCGCCAGCGCCCTGGCCGGGGCCAAGACCAAGGTCGAGGCCACCTACCACAACCAGTTCCTCAACCACGCGCAGTTGGAGCCGCCCTCCGCCACCGCCCGTTTCAACCCCGACGGCTCGCTGGAAGTGTGGCTGCCCAACCAGGCCCAGGACATGTTCCGCGACGATATCGCCAAGCGCACCGGCCTGGACCCGGCGCGGATCACCCTGCATTCGCCCCTGCTCGGCGGTTTCTTCGGCCGGCACTTCCTGTACGACTCGGCCAACCCCTACCCGCAGGCC includes:
- the proP gene encoding glycine betaine/L-proline transporter ProP → MKSRRKPVKPIGLKDITIVDDAKMRKAITAAALGNAMEWFDFGVYGFVAYALGKVFFPNASPGVQMIAALATFSVPFLIRPLGGLFFGALGDRYGRQKVLAATIVIMSLSTFAIGLIPSYASIGIWAPILLLLAKMAQGFSVGGEYTGASIFVAEYAPDRKRGFLGSWLDFGSIAGFVLGAGVVVLISTLLGEEQFLEWGWRLPFFLALPLGLIGLYLRHALEETPAFQQHVEKLEQGDREGLASGPKVSFKEVATQHWRSLLTCIGVVIATNVTYYMLLTYMPSYLSHNLHYSEDHGVLIIIAIMVGMLFVQPIIGLLSDKWGRKPFIIIGSVGLFALAIPAFMLITSGKLAVIFAGLLILAVLLNFFIGVMASTLPAMFPTHIRYSALASAFNISVLIAGLTPTLAAWLVETTDNLYMPAYYLMVIAVIGLLTGLTMKETANRPLRGAAPAASDIDEARELLQEHHDNIEQKIEDIDAQIAELEAKRKTLAQQHPRID
- a CDS encoding (2Fe-2S)-binding protein is translated as MELRINQQTYQVEADADTPLLWVIRDDLGLTGTKYGCGLAQCGACSVLVDGNVVRACVTPVAGVVGREVTTIEAIEADAVGKRVVAAWVEHQVAQCGYCQSGQVMAATALLKHTPKPSTEQIDAAMVNLCRCGTYNAIHAAVHELAQGENA
- a CDS encoding molybdopterin cofactor-binding domain-containing protein, with product MNARIDTPDDLARLRSGETVNLSRRRFLAGSAIGALVLGFGLQLGSARVQAAAATTERGTQVPAFLEIRADGSVHLLSPFMEGGQGVNTAMAQIIGEELDADPATFVVESAPAGEAYVVMENGLRITGGSMSVRMSYPTMRRLGALARAMLLQAGAEQLGVPVGELSTEPGKVVHAASGRALGYGELAAKAMDLPVPDPASVKLRDPSQFRWIGKPVQRLDAYDKSTGKAVYSIDVKVDGMLHAAVQHAPRLGMTVGNLRNEEQVKAMKGVHSVHQLPGAVAVVAERWWHAKRAVEALQVDWKEVAADSQVRPMPADFSSDGWREHLAAQTGPSRDEENQGDVASALAGAKTKVEATYHNQFLNHAQLEPPSATARFNPDGSLEVWLPNQAQDMFRDDIAKRTGLDPARITLHSPLLGGFFGRHFLYDSANPYPQAIALAKAVGRPVKLIWSREEEFLRDAMRPMAVVKFRAALDEKGLPVAIEAISATEGPTEAIAGKQGDTVDPTALEGLSGKAYAIANKRIAQIYVKGPAMLGYWRSVGNSLNDFFYESFLDELADKGGHDPFELRLQLLRDNSRLTALLQAVGELSGGWKRGPFTAEDGSKRARGVAMASPFGSEAAVIAEVSLEGGQVKVHDIWQAIDPGSIVNPAIIEAQVNSAVSLGLSQVLLEESVWLNGMPRARNYDLYPVLPPSRMARVHVRIVESGAKMGGIGEPPLPAVAPAVANAVAQLTGQRVRSMPLSRHTFS